The Solanum lycopersicum chromosome 6, SLM_r2.1 genome has a window encoding:
- the LOC101252299 gene encoding protein LIGHT-DEPENDENT SHORT HYPOCOTYLS 5-like encodes MDSTSRVEQPDPNIVGSSEGGTGTSSASAVTEGGQSTTVSAAPPSRYESQKRRDWNTFLQYLRNHKPPLTLARCSGAHVIEFLKYLDQFGKTKVHVTGCPYFGHPNPPAPCACPLKQAWGSLDALIGRLRAAYEENGGKPESNPFGAKAVRIYLREVRESQAKARGIPYEKKKRKRPSTSSSVATAGSAVAAEGGSSSGGGDGSGGDGVIGQQPPTDPNTTV; translated from the coding sequence ATGGATTCAACATCTAGAGTTGAACAACCCGACCCAAACATTGTCGGTAGCAGCGAAGGAGGTACAGGTACATCATCAGCAAGCGCTGTGACGGAGGGGGGACAGTCAACAACGGTGTCTGCAGCACCGCCAAGTCGATACGAGTCACAGAAACGTCGAGATTGGAATACTTTTTTACAGTACTTAAGGAACCACAAACCGCCATTAACCCTAGCCCGCTGCAGCGGAGCTCACGTGATCGAGTTCCTTAAGTACCTTGATCAATTTGGGAAAACAAAAGTGCACGTGACCGGGTGCCCGTATTTCGGGCACCCAAATCCACCCGCACCTTGTGCGTGTCCGTTAAAACAGGCTTGGGGTAGCCTTGATGCACTAATTGGAAGGCTAAGAGCTGCTTATGAAGAAAATGGGGGAAAACCTGAATCAAATCCATTTGGTGCCAAAGCTGTTAGAATTTATTTAAGGGAAGTTAGAGAAAGTCAAGCAAAAGCTAGAGGAATTCCTTATGAAAAGAAGAAACGTAAACGGCCCAGTACATCCAGTTCGGTCGCGACAGCTGGAAGTGCTGTCGCGGCAGAAGGAGGAAGTAGtagtggtggtggtgatggcaGTGGCGGAGACGGTGTTATTGGTCAACAACCACCTACTGATCCTAATACAACAGTATAG